In the Streptomyces sp. WMMC940 genome, AGCGGGTCCGCGCTGATGAAGCGGCCGGTGGTGGAGTCGTACTCGCGGGCGCCGATGTGGGTCAGGCCCGTGGCGGGGTCGTCGATGCCGACGCCCAGGTAGGTGTGGCGGTCGGGCCAGTTGGCGGGCTCGGTGCCGCGGGGGTTGCCGTACGGGTCGTACTTGCGGCGCAGGATTCCCTGGCCGGCGGTCTGGTCGACGGAGTTCGTGGCCGTGTTGTGGTGGTCGGTGAGCAGGACGGTCAGCTTGTGGCCCGTGGTCTTGCCGCCCGTGGTGCGGACCGTGGTCGGGGCGCCCGGGTGGCTGTAGTAGCGGCGGGCGTCCATGGCCTGGCCGGAGGTGTTGACGGTGATCTCGGCTTCGCCGAGGTAGAGGGTGCGGGTGGTGCCGTCGTCCTCGATCAGGCGGTTGCCCGACGCGTCGTACAGATAGGTGACGTTGGGTGTGCCGTTGTTGTCCGTGTCGACCGATGTGAGCTTGTTTCGGCGGTCCCACGTCAGGGCCTGGGTGTCGCCGCCGATCACCCGCTGGGTGGTGTTGCCGAAGCTGTCGTAGGCGTAGGTCTGCTGCGAGTCCACCGTCGAGCCGGGCTCGCGCACGGTCGACTCGACCTTGGTGAGGGTGTGGGGCTGGACCGTGGGTGCGGGCTGGGAGCCGCCGATGGTGGTGCCGTGGGTGTAGGTGTGGACGTCGTCCAGGTCCGGGTCGGCGAGGTCGTGGACGGTCATCCGCGTGCGGTTGCCGATCGCGTCGAACGCGTACGACTGCCAGTAGCCGCCGCCGTCGACGCCCGGGGACAGCTCGGCGCGGTCAGGGCCCGAGCCCTGTGCGCCCGAGGCGGTCGGGCAGCCCGTGGTGCCCGTCCAGGCGTGGACCAGGCGGCCCATCGGGTCGTAGGCGAAGCACTGGCGGTCCACGCGTGACGACGACTGGGTGTCGGTGATCGAGGTGATGTTGCCGACGGTGTCGTAGCCGTACGTCAGTGCCGAGATCCGGGACGGGTTGAGCGTCTCGCGATCCGTGACCGACTGGTGGATGCGGCCGGTGTTGGCGTTGTAGATGTTGGTCGTCCACACACGCCGCGGCGCCTCCCCGGAGACCGTGCGCAGCACCTCTCCGTAGGGGCTGTAGCGGGTGTCGGCCGTGTACCAGGCGAGTCCCGACGTGGTGACCGGCGCGCCCTCGCCGTTGTAGCGGGTGATCACCTTCTCCGCCGCCAGACCACCGGGCGTCGCCGGGAGCTGGACCGACTGGAGCCTGCCCGTCTCGGTGTAGGAGTGGGTGTAGGCGTAGGTGCCCGCCAGGCCCGTCGTCACCGACGTCGACGGGACCGTGGTCTTCGAGCCCGTCGGCCGGTACTCGCTGTCGTAGCCGGTCACCTCGCTCGTGAACGCGGCACCGCTGTGGTAGCGGGTGGAGGCGACCGGGTGGCCCTTGGCTCCCGGCAGCGAGTCGAACGTCCACTTGGCCACGAGGGGCCCGGTCGGTGAATCGTCGCGGAGCTCGGTCTGCCGGCCGAGGACGTCGTAGAGCGTGTGCTGCTCGCGGCCCTGGCCGTCCTTCGACCAGACCCGCTGGTCGAGGGCGTTGTAGCCGAACGTCGCCGATCCCATGTCCGGGTCCGTCGACGCCGTGAGCCGGCCGCGCGCGTCGTAGGTGTACGTCCAGTCGTTGCCCTCGGCGTCCGTGACCTGGGCGAGCTTGCCGCGCGGGTCGTACACGTACGAGGTGTCGGTCTCGGTCGTGAGGTCGGTCGCGGTGTAGTGCTGGATCAGGGAGGTCCGGCCCAGCGCGTCCGTCCAGGTCTTCGCCGCGCGGCTCCCCGACAGCGGCGCCGTGCCGTCGGCAGACATGCCCGTGCGGGTCAGCGTCCAGTCACCGGAGTACTGGACCGTGGCCGAGTGCTGCGGCACGTCCTCGTGGAGCGTCGTCGTGCGGATCGCCCGGCCGAGGCCGTCGTACGCGGTCTCCGTGGAGTTGGGCACCTCGAACACGGTTTGCGGGAAGAAGAGCAACGCCTCCGGCTCGCCCTCCGCGAGGTAGCCGTTGTTGGTCTGGCGGACCGTGCCGCCCGCGTTGTGCAGGGTGTCGGTGACGATCCGGCCGCCGCCGAGCGCCTCCGCCTGGGTCTGGCGCGGGCGCAGCAGACCGTCGTAGATCGCGACCGTGTCCTCGTACGTGCCGTTGTCGCGCAGGGTGCGGGTGGTGACGGCCGGCGGCTTGTTGTCCGCGATCTGGTACGTGAAGAGTGCCGACGCGCTGTCCGTGCCCTGGGTGCGCGACGGGGTCCAGACACCGCTGACTCGGCCGAGGTTGTCGTAACTGCTGCTGGTCTTGCGGCCGTTGGGGTCGGTGACGGACAGCACGGTGCCGCGGGCCGGATCCGAGACCGAGGTGGAGGCGTGTCCGAGCGCGTTGGTGACGGTGACCTCGAAGGCCGGGCCGGTGACGGGGCCGTAGGCGGTGGTGGTGGAGTTGCCCGCGGCATCGGTGACCTTGGTGACGCGGCCCAGCGCGTCGTACGTCGTCCGCCGGGAGGTGATCCAGCCGGTTCCGGCGGCGTCGACCGTGTCGGCCTGGAACGGCAGGCCCTTGACCGGGTTGGTACCGAAGGCACCCAGCGCGTCGTACGAAGTCCGGACGTCGGAGACGACCTGGTCGCCGGTCGCGGAAGCCGCCGCGGCGCAGTCGCCCACCGTCGTGCGGGACCGCTCGGGCAGGCCGATCAGATGCTTGCCGATGTTGTGGACGTACGAGGTCGTCGCGCACGTCCGGTCGCCCGTGGTCCAGCCGCCCGAGCCGTTGGGGGTGAGGCTGCGGGTGTGCGTGGTGACCGGGAGGTCGTGGGTGGACTCGTACGTCGTCGTCGCCCGTACCGTCCGGGTGGCACCACCGCTGACCGTCTGGATCGAGTCCGTCCGGGTCGTGCCCGTGCGGTACGCCTCCAGCGCCGGCAGGCCCTCCCGTGCCCGGGAGGCGGTCTTCCTGCTGTACGGCCAGGTCAGTTCGCGCGCGACGACGCTGCCACCCGCCTTGGTGTAGGTGACGGTCTCCGCGACCCGGCCCTGGTGGGCGGGCAGGTCCTCGCCCAGGGTCTCGGTGCCCGTGGAGTCCTTCACGGTGACCGCGGGGCGGCCGGCGTCGCCGGACATGCCGCGGAAGTAGCGGGTTCGGGTCTGGGACTGCTCGGTCGCGTCGGACTGGCCCGCGTTGGCGGTGACGCCCTTCTTCACGACCACGCCGGCGTAGCCGCGCCACTGGTCGTACGTGCGCAGCTCCGGCTTGGTGAACTCGTCGGTGCCCTTGGCCCAGGCGGCGCCGCCCTCGTAGGTGTAGGTGGTGACGACGTCGGGCTGCCGCGCGACCCGGTCCTTCTCGGTGACGCTGTCGACGACGTACTTGTTGAACCACTCCAGTGGCGGTGTCTCCAGGTCCGGGTCGGGCGACCAGTGGACCGGGAAGCAGCGGGAGGTGTTGACGGAGGGGGCGGGGTGGGTGGTGCCGACGGGGCACGGGTCGGAGTAGTCGACGTATATCTCGGCACCCGTCTCCGTGCGGATCGTCTCCACCCGCAGCCGGTCGAAGTCCGGGGTCTGGTCGGTGGTTCCCTTCGCGACGCGGTTGGGCATGTCGACGACGTTCGCCAGGAACGAGACCGGCGGGAGCGAGCTGCTCAGCTGGTTGCCGGCCTCGTCCCGGGCGGTGCCGTAGCCGGTGCGGGTGATCGACTCCAGCCAGAGCGGCGGGTGGGTGTCGGTGCGCTGCTTGGGGAACGACTGGTGCAGGTTCCAGCGGTCGACCAGGGACATCGACGTCGTGCCGGGAGTGCGCTGGCCGTAGGTGGTCACCGCCGTCAGCCGCATCCGGCTCCAGAAGGTGGGGGCGGAGATGTAGCAGTTGGCGGCGCCGACCTTGCAGTGCAGCGTGGAGGGGGTGTCCCACCAGGGCTGCTTGTCCTCGTAGTTCTTGGATTCGAACTCGGTGTCCGAGCAGTCCGTGGCGCCTTCCCTGATGCAGCGCTCGTCGGCGGTGAAGACGACCTTGCCGGCGGGGGTGCCGGTCAGGTTGTCGGAGCGCAGTCCGTAGAGGATCTGGGTCGGATGGCCGCCGCGGACGTAGGGGACCGGCTGCTTGAACTTCTCGTTCTGGGCGTAGCGGTTGACCTCCTGCTTCCAGTCGATGATCATCGCGTTGCCGTGGACGTCCTCGACGTAGTCGAGGTTCCAGCGCCAGGCCTGGGTGCAGGAGGAGTCGGCGTACGCGGTGGCGTGGCACGGTTCGCCGTCGTGGTTGCCGAAGACCGGGACGGTGAAGGCGGAGTTGGTGGCCGTGGCCCGCCCCGGCAGGGCGTTGCGGCCGAACCAGTAGCGGGTGCCGTCGCGGGTGGTGACGACCCAGTACTCACCGTCGTACTCGCCGGTCTGGGACGCCTTCGCGCTGCCGTTCTTGGCCTTGTACTCGACCCTGGCGCCGTCGTCGTTGGCGGCGACCCATGCGCCACTGGCGTCGTCGTGGACCAGCTCGGTCGACGAGCCGCCGAGCGACATCACGAGGTTCTCGCTCGCCCAGCACAGGTCGGACTTCTTCTTGTTGGCGGTGT is a window encoding:
- a CDS encoding polymorphic toxin-type HINT domain-containing protein — translated: MRIDENTAWSGDPVEPPAEYNPTDIAPPAGGNAAVPLDGAGGELVQAGTLPVRIGQASPTETEPDPPAPSGTWDVEVEPRTTTEAADVDGAIITVTPPGTGSTPVDIELDYGTFEDLYGTEWSSRLRLTQLPECFLTTPELEECTTAVVVPSENDPSTETVRATVDPAASQAQGLSTQAGGGPVVLAATDSASGAGGTYKATPLSATGTWTAGGSGGGFSWTYPLTVPSPPAGPAPKVAFTYSSQSVDGRTSVANGQASWVGDGWDYHPGFVERRYRSCPEDRKNSPNNDNTANKKKSDLCWASENLVMSLGGSSTELVHDDASGAWVAANDDGARVEYKAKNGSAKASQTGEYDGEYWVVTTRDGTRYWFGRNALPGRATATNSAFTVPVFGNHDGEPCHATAYADSSCTQAWRWNLDYVEDVHGNAMIIDWKQEVNRYAQNEKFKQPVPYVRGGHPTQILYGLRSDNLTGTPAGKVVFTADERCIREGATDCSDTEFESKNYEDKQPWWDTPSTLHCKVGAANCYISAPTFWSRMRLTAVTTYGQRTPGTTSMSLVDRWNLHQSFPKQRTDTHPPLWLESITRTGYGTARDEAGNQLSSSLPPVSFLANVVDMPNRVAKGTTDQTPDFDRLRVETIRTETGAEIYVDYSDPCPVGTTHPAPSVNTSRCFPVHWSPDPDLETPPLEWFNKYVVDSVTEKDRVARQPDVVTTYTYEGGAAWAKGTDEFTKPELRTYDQWRGYAGVVVKKGVTANAGQSDATEQSQTRTRYFRGMSGDAGRPAVTVKDSTGTETLGEDLPAHQGRVAETVTYTKAGGSVVARELTWPYSRKTASRAREGLPALEAYRTGTTRTDSIQTVSGGATRTVRATTTYESTHDLPVTTHTRSLTPNGSGGWTTGDRTCATTSYVHNIGKHLIGLPERSRTTVGDCAAAASATGDQVVSDVRTSYDALGAFGTNPVKGLPFQADTVDAAGTGWITSRRTTYDALGRVTKVTDAAGNSTTTAYGPVTGPAFEVTVTNALGHASTSVSDPARGTVLSVTDPNGRKTSSSYDNLGRVSGVWTPSRTQGTDSASALFTYQIADNKPPAVTTRTLRDNGTYEDTVAIYDGLLRPRQTQAEALGGGRIVTDTLHNAGGTVRQTNNGYLAEGEPEALLFFPQTVFEVPNSTETAYDGLGRAIRTTTLHEDVPQHSATVQYSGDWTLTRTGMSADGTAPLSGSRAAKTWTDALGRTSLIQHYTATDLTTETDTSYVYDPRGKLAQVTDAEGNDWTYTYDARGRLTASTDPDMGSATFGYNALDQRVWSKDGQGREQHTLYDVLGRQTELRDDSPTGPLVAKWTFDSLPGAKGHPVASTRYHSGAAFTSEVTGYDSEYRPTGSKTTVPSTSVTTGLAGTYAYTHSYTETGRLQSVQLPATPGGLAAEKVITRYNGEGAPVTTSGLAWYTADTRYSPYGEVLRTVSGEAPRRVWTTNIYNANTGRIHQSVTDRETLNPSRISALTYGYDTVGNITSITDTQSSSRVDRQCFAYDPMGRLVHAWTGTTGCPTASGAQGSGPDRAELSPGVDGGGYWQSYAFDAIGNRTRMTVHDLADPDLDDVHTYTHGTTIGGSQPAPTVQPHTLTKVESTVREPGSTVDSQQTYAYDSFGNTTQRVIGGDTQALTWDRRNKLTSVDTDNNGTPNVTYLYDASGNRLIEDDGTTRTLYLGEAEITVNTSGQAMDARRYYSHPGAPTTVRTTGGKTTGHKLTVLLTDHHNTATNSVDQTAGQGILRRKYDPYGNPRGTEPANWPDRHTYLGVGIDDPATGLTHIGAREYDSTTGRFISADPLIDITDPMQMNGYTYANGSPVSYSDPTGLRPATDCEHGCSDGKGGYTRDYMTMGPNGTWIYNSTKTQITTGHNRRTTVTVKTRYGGGVNERHARVQQEQMKCASRKDDVGCQWVPKQERDWDRAEAHRALDAAGFAPGLGAAADVGNAVLYATEGNWSEAGWSLVALVPVFGDGVAASRKGGKFLDWIMSAPPCIARKHSFVAGTEVLMEDGATKPIEDLEIGDTVVATDPVSGQTALKTVTATILTEDDKSYVDLTVSTEDGAEVIVTTDHHPFWSESEQAWLDAGDLEPGMTLRTDDGSTVSVTATRTYGAHQDTYNLTVADLHTYYVLAGQTPVLVHNSNGCINWASNSVKTWGHTFKTHGAGAKNTKALTDRARSTGNQQGQWLDNDAAAEFLKGLHVEGAGPRSVRIPDGLGQVIMPDGSIVQARAATIVPSPNGLYKTGFPIIGPN